The window AATATGGCGCCGGAGCTGCCTCTTTTTTACTTTTTCGAGCCTCTAATATGTCACTGATCTCATTAGCTTTCTCTTCAGTAAGGTCATAGGTATACATTACAGCCATTGCTATCAGGGTTCCGGTAATGGGAAGACCTGAGAAAAATAATCTTAGCCCGGTCATAGGTGCACCAAAAGTGCTGCCTGATTCCACGTCAAATCCTACCAGGGTCATAATTGCTCCGGTTGCGAGGCCTGCAATAGCAAAACCGAATTTTACCATCCACCAGTAGATAGCGCCGAAAATCCCTTCCCTTCGTTTACCGGTCTTTAGCTCATCCAAATCGCAAACATCGGCTGTCATTGACATCATGAGGGTAAATAAACTTCCGATGCCAAAGGAGAAAAAAGGTAAGGCAAACAAGAAAAGCCAGGGTTTTCCGGGTACAAATAAAAACCATAAGAGAATGTAACCGATAAGAGAAATACCCTGACACACCAGAAAGGCTTTTCTTTTTCCAATCTTCCTGGAAATCCACGCAGTGGCCGGGATCACAAAGAACGTTGTACCTAAAGCACCCACACTGCCAAATAAAGTGGGCCAAACACCTGCCGCTGCTGCATCTCCTCTAAACAGATAATAGACCACTATAAAAAAGGTGAAGGAAGCTACTGTATTAAAGGAATTAAATATCAAAAAAGTAGAGATACACAGCTTTCGAAATGCTTTGATCTGAAAAGATTCTTTAAATCCTTCAAGTATAGATTTCAGGCTCCCCCCGATATTTGATACGGTAAGAGGTTCAAAATCATCCCGGTCTTTAGTCGATTTTGTTTTTATAAACACAGCCGGTGCCATAGCCAGTAAGGCACAGATAACTCCTACCCAAATAGCCAGTGTACGGGTTGCTGTATCTGCATTTGGAAACCAATCCGGGTCGTACATAACCACCCAAAACCAGGGAGCAATTACCCAGGCCCATTGCCCAATCCATTGTGCGATTGCCATGATATTGGTTCTTTCATGGAAATTATCGCTCATTTCATAGCCCATGGCTACGTAAGGTACGCTGAAAATTGTGAGGCCCAGGTAGAACACGATTGACCAAGCCAAAAAATAAACGAAGTTGTAATCTACCCCGTTTTCCCGATATAGCTGCCACATTATCCAGAATGAAATTCCCATAATAATAGCCCCGATAAACACATAAATCCGTCGCCGCCCGAATCTGGACCGGGTATTGTCGGAGATAAAACCCATTATCGGGTCTGTTACAGAGTCAAAAACGCGAGGCAGAAAAAATAAAATACCCCACATCCAGCCAGGAAACCCCAGATCCTGAACCAATACGACCATAAATATCCCCATGGCTGCCGGAAACATCTGGTTACTCAACATCCCCAACCCAAAGGCCACCTTTTGCCCAAATGGTACTTTATGCTTTTCCGGTATTACTTTTTCTGCAGTTTCAGCTTTCATATGCCGTATCCTTCCTGATCAATTATTGGGTGGTATGATAACCGTTTGTAAAGCTTTACCCTGAATGGCAAATGCGGTACTTCTTCCATCTAAATCCAGCTCAACGCCTTTGGCTTCTTCACTTTGATTTAGAATAACAACCGCTATAGATCCATCAGGATTTTTTGCGGCCGTAAGCAATAAGTCCGTTTCATCGGTCTCAAACCCGATTCGTTTAGCGCCGGGTCGTATATATCGACTGAAATGAGACATCGTGTAGTACAGAGGGGTGAAATAAACTTCATCAGCTTCCTCATCAACAATCACAGGTGCCAGGCACCAATTGTTTGCCCAATTTGGACCGCCCTGTCTGTTTAAGACCATATTCCAATCCACCCAACCATCAACCCAATTGTTAAGCGTGCCTATTATATCCCTTGCATACCTGAACACCGGCACATATTTGGGATGTAAATATTTTTGTTCATCCGGAGCCCAGTCCCATCCCCAGTCGGTAGCTTCTTTTGACCAATACCATTCATCATCTTGCCAAACAGGCACATCGGCATCAGCAGTAGCTTCCGTTTGTATCAAGTACTTATTAGGAGCTGCTTTGTGTGCATATTGTAATGCTTCGGGGAATACTTCATATGTACTGGCATACCAGTGGATGGCAATGCCATCGAAATAGGAAGCAGCTTTTTCATCCCCATACATTACATCGACCCACTCTTTAAGGTGATCACGATTTTGATCATATCCCAACAGCACCACATCATGTCCTTGGTTTTCCAGCGTTGGACCGAGATGGTTAGCCACAAAATCATTCATTTCCTCCGGGGTGTAGTGCATACTTTCCCAGTTTTCTCCATTCCCCAGCGGCTCATTTTCCACCGTTATTCCCCAGATATCTATACCCTCGGCCTTGTAGGCTTTTAAATACCGGGAAAAGAACAGGGCCCAGGCATCGTAATATTCCGGTAACAATTTTCCACCTTTCCAGGCTTTATTGTCTTTCATCCATGGCGGAGCTGTCCAGGGAGAGGATATGATCTTAAACCCATCTTCTGAGACAGCCATCGCATCTTTGATCATTGGAATGATGTCATCCCGGTCTTCATCAATGGAAAAGTGCTCTAAGGCTGTGTCGCCTTCCACCGGTGCATAAGAGTAATTGCCCAGAGAGAAATCGCTGGAATTCATATGGGTGCGGGTGAGCGAGTACCGGGCTCCTGATTCCCCAAAATAGGCTTCTATAATACGTTCCCTGTTTTCATTGCTTAACTCGTTCAGTAAATAAGCTGAAGATTCTGTAAAAGACCCACCAAAACCGGTGATTTCCTGGAAACTGCTATCAGGCCTAAGCGCAATTCTCACCGTGTCTTTAGCTGACGGGAATTCCTTTAATTGCGTCAGCTTGTTTCCGCTTTCTGAAGTCTCGTAAACTTGAATGTTAAGAGGTTGTGAGGTACAACTTGCCATGAGTAATGCCAGTATTGAAAGGATCAGGGTTTTATAATGTGACATAGATTTAGATTTTTTATTCAGCCGATTTAATTTCGCTATTCACTGGTGGTACTTTTACGGTGTTTAAGAGAGAGTCCATATTGCCATTAAACGTTTTTGTGATTGGCTTTCCGTCACGGGTTAATCCTTCGAATACCCCGGCATCCACTT of the Gracilimonas sediminicola genome contains:
- a CDS encoding MFS transporter produces the protein MKAETAEKVIPEKHKVPFGQKVAFGLGMLSNQMFPAAMGIFMVVLVQDLGFPGWMWGILFFLPRVFDSVTDPIMGFISDNTRSRFGRRRIYVFIGAIIMGISFWIMWQLYRENGVDYNFVYFLAWSIVFYLGLTIFSVPYVAMGYEMSDNFHERTNIMAIAQWIGQWAWVIAPWFWVVMYDPDWFPNADTATRTLAIWVGVICALLAMAPAVFIKTKSTKDRDDFEPLTVSNIGGSLKSILEGFKESFQIKAFRKLCISTFLIFNSFNTVASFTFFIVVYYLFRGDAAAAGVWPTLFGSVGALGTTFFVIPATAWISRKIGKRKAFLVCQGISLIGYILLWFLFVPGKPWLFLFALPFFSFGIGSLFTLMMSMTADVCDLDELKTGKRREGIFGAIYWWMVKFGFAIAGLATGAIMTLVGFDVESGSTFGAPMTGLRLFFSGLPITGTLIAMAVMYTYDLTEEKANEISDILEARKSKKEAAPAPYFYKKDKLLALTKVDVSMDEDPFGVNEKSGKELENEFKAVLNKGMHGLCFSPYLDGQNIGDQLSRDQIEKRMKVIAPYTKWVRSFSCTEGNQWIPEVAKENGLSTLVGAWIDDDKDSNEEEIMNLIDLANKGSVDIAAIGNECLLREELSEDEILEYINRVKQAVPGIKVGYVDAYYQMYTSPKIVEACDVVMINCYPFWEGYNAKHSLTYLQKMHEVVKSISGNKKVIISETGWPTDGSSVGVAEPSMENMMKYFINLNKWSRLEQVEAFYFSSFDESWKARHEGDVGARWGLWDKNEKLKVN
- a CDS encoding glycoside hydrolase family 30 protein, whose translation is MSHYKTLILSILALLMASCTSQPLNIQVYETSESGNKLTQLKEFPSAKDTVRIALRPDSSFQEITGFGGSFTESSAYLLNELSNENRERIIEAYFGESGARYSLTRTHMNSSDFSLGNYSYAPVEGDTALEHFSIDEDRDDIIPMIKDAMAVSEDGFKIISSPWTAPPWMKDNKAWKGGKLLPEYYDAWALFFSRYLKAYKAEGIDIWGITVENEPLGNGENWESMHYTPEEMNDFVANHLGPTLENQGHDVVLLGYDQNRDHLKEWVDVMYGDEKAASYFDGIAIHWYASTYEVFPEALQYAHKAAPNKYLIQTEATADADVPVWQDDEWYWSKEATDWGWDWAPDEQKYLHPKYVPVFRYARDIIGTLNNWVDGWVDWNMVLNRQGGPNWANNWCLAPVIVDEEADEVYFTPLYYTMSHFSRYIRPGAKRIGFETDETDLLLTAAKNPDGSIAVVILNQSEEAKGVELDLDGRSTAFAIQGKALQTVIIPPNN